Proteins encoded in a region of the Dreissena polymorpha isolate Duluth1 chromosome 6, UMN_Dpol_1.0, whole genome shotgun sequence genome:
- the LOC127836025 gene encoding uncharacterized protein LOC127836025: MSRKTTSFGLPVMLKNESKYEDCVQIMDGYEKYLQEWYTKAGRSDDLVSLMVPVGGDQLTRVRLDGAKSLRLGAHTKEERFENLCPVVVEMFHMQMDFLHKTVLKFFKKSSGRDVGTLYNLKTHIQRTNVNGNVKSRFKAHEDFVLLVGKAFIQEAAVEYFGMESFDSTPTRNIPEGNISRSHLPKRLQEFKKAMDGLMELLCAPLSFDEVESQSKVPVLVSGHRIEVPVKNENIAINVQHRGQLLKINVPLKMIQNQSSVKIMFGETAFEVSLVKEDEFQNYVLNFLQHYFVLLNLKDTIREGDIFRLNNILKLAMPFFFNHSSMSKYLVECIDYVLKTEIIMPPKLGMQVRTASFVNLKGRQAKNKAADMEKENQVKEIKDLIRGLGSNKTEQAIVKVTAAAPVIKEIVNKLDGQIGYIDRTSVHKKRSENDDLLMIAKVLREVRPFVKIDGRKVDESVRMKAAVFLDLKGKHVTFNEHVLNTALRLRRGLPMPEENEDAE; encoded by the exons ATGTCAAGGAAAACAACTTCATTTGGATTGCCTGTTATGTTGAAGAATGAAAGTAAATATGAAGACTGTGTGCAAATCATGGATGGATATGAAAAATATCTGCAAGAATGGTATACAAAGGCTGGTAGAT cGGATGACCTGGTTAGCCTCATGGTTCCAGTGGGTGGTGACCAATTAACAAGAGTGCGACTGGATGGGGCAAAGAGCTTGCGACTTGGTGCTCATACCAAGGAAGAACGATTTGAAAACCTCTGCCCTGTTGTGGTTGAGATGTTTCATATGCAGATGGATTTTCTCCAT AAAACCGTCTTGAAGTTTTTTAAAAAGTCATCTGGTCGAGACGTTGGGACCCTGTATAACCTTAAAACACACATTCAAAGGACAAATGTGAATGGCAATGTTAAAAGTCGTTTTAAG GCACACGAGGACTTTGTGCTTCTTGTTGGAAAGGCCTTTATACAAGAGGCAGCTGTTGAGTACTTTGGTATGGAGTCATTTGACAGCACACCAACACGTAACATCCCTGAGGGAAATATTAGCCGCAGCCATCTTCCAAAACGGCTTCAAGAATTCAAGAAGGCAATGGACGGACTAATGGAACTTCTTTGTGCTCCATTAAGTTTTGATGAA GTGGAAAGCCAGAGTAAAGTGCCTGTATTAGTTTCGGGTCATCGCATTGAAGTTCCTGTTAAAAATGAGAACATAGCCATCAATGTTCAGCACAGGGGTCAGCTTTTAAAGATTAATGTGCCATTGAAAATGATTCAGAATCAATCAAGTGTGAAAATAATGTTTGGGGAAACTGCATTTGAGGTGTCTTTGGTGAAGGAAGACGAGTTCCAGAATTATGTACTAAATTTTCTGCAGCACTATTTTGTGCTGCTAAACTTAAAAGATACTATTCGTGAAGGTGATATCTTTCGATTGAACAATATCTTGAAACTAGCAATGCCTTTCTTCTTTAATCATTCATCCATGTCTAAATACTTAGTTGAATGCATTGACTATGTACTAAAAACAGAAATCATTATGCCTCCAAAACTAGGAATGCAAGTGCGGACTGCTTCATTTGTAAATTTGAAGGGTAGACAAGCAAAAAATAAAGCAGCAGATATGGAGAAGGAAAATCAAGTTAAGGAAATAAAAGACCTCATACGTGGACTTGGATCAAACAAAACTGAGCAGGCTATCGTCAAAGTGACCGCCGCAGCTCCTGTAATTAAGGAAATAGTTAATAAATTAGATGGTCAAATTGGTTATATAGACAGGACATCAGTGCATAAAAAACGTTCCGAAAATGATGATCTACTTATGATTGCAAAAGTCCTGCGGGAAGTAAGACCTTTCGTTAAGATCGATGGCAGGAAAGTAGATGAGAGTGTAAGGATGAAAGCCGCAGTGTTCCTGGACCTGAAAGGCAAACACGTGACTTTCAATGAGCATGTATTAAACACAGCCTTGAGGCTAAGAAGAGGTTTACCAATGCCTGAAGAAAATGAGGACGCTGAATGA